One Methylorubrum extorquens genomic window, GTGAGGATGCGGTTGCCCTCATCCAGCGTGCGGGCGATCTCGGAAGCACGGGTCACCAGCGCCTCGTTGAGGGCGTTGGCGCGGGCGCCCAGACGGGTGTCGACATGACCGACGAGCGTGGCGAAGCTCTCGCCGATCTCGGCGGCGCGGCGGGCGGAGAGGGATTCCATCTCGCCGATGCGCGCCTCGACGGTCTCGCCGGCAAGGCGGGCACGCTCGGCCAGGGAGTCGGCGAGCGCATTGCCCTGCACGGCGATGATCCGGTCGATCTCGCTGAGGCGCGAATCCAGGGTGTCGCCGAGCGCCTGCGCGTTGCCGGCGATCCGGTCGGCGAGGATGTCGCCGCGGGCGATGGTCTCTTGCAGAGCAGCGAGCCGGTTGCCCAGCGCCTCCTCAACCGCGCGGGTGCGGTTGTCGGCGGTCTCGACGAAGGCGGCGTGGCTCCGGTGCAGCGTGTCGCCGACTTGCGAAACGTGGCCGGCAATGGCGAGCACGACCTCGCGGCTGGCGCCTTCGAGGCGGGCCTGAGCCTCGTCGGACTGGCTGGCGATGAGCGCGGCGGCGCCCCGGCCATGGCGACCGAAACTGTCCTCCAGGGCTCCCAGACGGGTCTCCAGCTCGGAGCCGACCCCCTCCGCGGTGCGCGACAGCGCCTGTGCCGTGGCCTCGCCGCGGGCGGCAACCTCGTCGCCGAGACCGCGCAGCGTCTCGCGCAGGGCCTCCAGAGCGCTCTCGGTGCGGCCACCGACCTCGCCGCCGGCCTGTTCGGCGGCGCGCGCCAGGGCCGCGGTGGCCTCGGTGCTGCGGGCGGACAGCTCCTCGCCGATCTGAGACAGGGCATCGCGCAGACTGCGCAGCGACGCCTCGGTGCGGCTGTTGACCTCGCCGCCGGCCTGCTCGGCCGCGCGGGCCAGGGCCGCGGTGGTCTCGGCGCCGCGGGCGGACAGTTCGTCGCCGATCCGGCCCAGCGTCTCACGCAAGGCGCGCAGCGATTCCTCGGTGCGGGTGCCGACCTCGCCGCCGACCCGCTCGGCGGTCCGCGCCAGCGCGTCCGTCACCTCGGCGGTGCGGCCGTCGATCTCGTCCTGCACCTGCCGCAGCAGGTCGCGCAGACCCTGTGCCGACTGGTCGGCACGACTGCCGATCTCGCCACCGGCCTGGGCCGCTGCCAGCGACAGCGCGACGCTGGCCTCCGCGCCGCGCACGGAAATCTCGTCGGCCACCTGCCGCAGGAGATCCTGGAGCGCGTGCATCGACTGGTCGGTGCGGTTGCCGATCTCGCCACCGGCATGGGCGGCGGCGAGCGCCAGGGCACCGGTCGCCTCGGCGCTGCGGGCCGACAGCTCGTCGGCCATCCGCTGAATCGCGGCGTGAAGCGCCTGCGACGCGCCCTCGCTGCGGCTGCCGAGTTCGCCCCCGACACGCTCGGCGGCGGCCTGGAACCGGCCCACCACATCGTTCGAACGGTTCTCGACGGCGGCGGCGGCCTCGTCGGCGGCGCGGCGCAGCGCCTCGGCGGCCTCGGCGAAGCGGGTGGTGACGGCAGCACTCTGCGCCTGGGCGGCTCCCGAGGTCTCCTCGGCGACGTGCAGCATCCGCGCGGTCGATTCCACGGCGCGCTCGGCAAGCAGGCCGCTCATGGCCTCGGCGGCCTCGCGCAGGCGGCGCTCCAGCGCCTCGACGCTGGCGCCGACGGACGCGGTTGCGGTCTCCGTGTTGCGGCGGATGCCGTCATGGGCCGCAACGGTCCGGGCGTCGAGATCCTTGCCCAGGCGGGCCACGGTCTCGCGCAGGCTCTCGGCGCTGCCGTTCGCGTTGGCAGCAAAGCTGGCGCCGAGCCCGGCCAGAGCCTGCTCGACGGTGGCGGCGGCCTGCGCCGCCCGCTCGGTCATCAGGCCGGCGACACGCTCGCCCGCCGTGTCGAGGTTCGAGGCGAGCGCCCCGCCCTGGACGGCGATGACATCATCGACGCGCGACGCCGCCGTCTCGATACGGGCGGCGAGTTCGAGACCGCGGCCGTTCATGGTCTCGGCCGCGTGGGTGGCGGAGGCCAGGAACGCGTCGCGGACCCGGTCGATGCGGGTGGAAAAGTCATCGGCCACGCTGCCGGCGGCGAGCGCCAGGGCGGCCTGCGCGTCGCGCCCGCGTCCTTCGATCAATTCGGAGACGCCGGTGCCGGCCGCCTCGATCTCGGTGCGCAGCGAGGCACCGCGGACGGCGATGTCCTCGGAGATTGCCGCGCCGGTGGCGGCGAAGGTGCGGCTTAGGCCCTCGCCGGTCTCGGCAAAGCGCGCGGTGATGGCGCCGCCGGTCTGGGCGAAGCGCTCGGTCAGCTCGGTCCCGCGCGACAGGAAGGCCTCTTCCAGGCCCTTCGTCGAGCGCTCGAAGGTCTCGCGCACGGCGCCGCCCTGGCGGTCGAGCGCCTCGATCAGGCCGGTGCCGGTCTCGGACAGGCTCTGGGCGACGGCGCCCGCATTGTCGGCGAGCGTGCGGGTGAGCGCCCCGCCGGTGCGCTCGAAGGCCTGCGTCACCGCGTCGGCGCGCTGCTGCAGCGCGCTGGTGAGGCTGGTGCCGATCTCTTCGAGGCCGCCGCGCACGCCTTCGCTGGTGGCGGTGAGCTGGCGGACCAGATCGTCGCCGCGGGTCGAGACGTTGCCGACCACCCGTTCGCCGACCTCGCCGAGCGCGTTGGTGATCGCCTCGCCGCGGGCGTCGAGCGCCCCGGTGACGCGCTCGCCCGCGCCGTTGATGGCGGCGACGATGCGCTCGGCCGCGCCATCCAGCTCGCTCGACAGGTTCTCGTGCGATCCGGCGATCGCTCCGCGCACCCGGTCGGCGCTGCCGACGATGGACTCGCGCTGGGCGATCAGCTCATCGACCAGGCTGCGGATGCGGATCTCGTTGTCGGAATAGGCCCGCTCCAGGGTCGAGATCTCTCCGCGCACCAGCGTTTCGAGTTCGCCCGCGCGGGCCAGCGCCCGCTCCACGCCGTCGCCGACGGCGGCGACCTCGCGGCGCACGGTCTGCGACATGGTCAGCACCGCGTCGGTCGAGAAGCTCTCGGGCTCGGCCAACCGGATCGCCACCTCGCCGACGGCGCGGGCGACGAGGCGCATCTCGTGGGCGCGCACGGCCAGCATCGCCGTGATGAGGAACAGCACGATCGGCCCGGCGATGGCGGTGGCCACCACCGCCGCCTGAAGCGCGGTGAGCCCGGTCACGAACGTCTTCAGGTCGCCGCCGGACTGGTTCCAGGCCAGCGCCACGAGGCCGTTGAGCCAGAAGAACGAGGCGATCGCCGCGACGAGGTACGGCTTGCGCGAGGGCCGCACCCGGAGCGTCTGCTGCAGGATGCCGATGTTCTGGCGGTCGTCGTTGGCCACCAGCGAGCGGTCGGGCGGCAGGAGCCCGCCCTCGCGGCGCGAGCGCCCGCGCTCGGGCAGCGGCAGATCGGACGCGGCGGGATCGATGTCGAGGGTCGGGGTGCGGCGTCCCCCGGCCTCGGAGAACGGATCGGCCAGCGGATCGCCGTCGCCGACATCGGGCAGCCGCGGCTCGACCCGGGCAGTGTCGCCCGGCGCCGGAATGTCCAGATTCAAAGCCTGCTCGATCGCGGAGAGTGCGGCCTCCGCCGGATCCTTCAGCTTCTTCTCGGTGGCCATGCAACCCTCGTACGCATCGCCATCCAGTGCAGAGCTCGCGCCCTCCGCAATGGAGACGGATTTACCCGACGTCTCACGGGATCTTAGTCCCTCGGATGATGCCCCCGATACCCAATCGGCCCGGCGCACCCAAGAAACCTTAACGGAATGGTTACCAAGCCGGGTCCCGCGATCCGGCATTCGCCCCAAGTTCTGACGCTTGCAGCCTTAAACGGGTACGGCCCAAACCGGCCTGGGCTGTGGATAGCCGGCGCGGCCCACAGGCAGGTCGCCGCGCTGCGCCTCTTTCGCGGGAGCCGGGCGGGTGGAGCGGCCGTTTCATCCCGAGCACAGATGTCAAAGTAGACGATGAGGACGAACGTGGACCTCGAGATACAGCGTGCGCCCCTGCTCGACCGTGCCCACCTCGATGCGCAGACCTTCGGCGATGCCGACCTCGCGCGCGAGGTGTTGAGCCTGTTCGAGGATCAGTGCCGCCGGCTCCTGCCGGCGCTGGCGGCGGCGAGCCGTCCGGCCGAGGAGCGGGCCGACCTCGCCCACACCCTCAAGGGTGCGGCTCTCGGGGTCGGAGCGATGCGGGTGGCCGAGACGAGCGGCGCCGTCGAGACCGGGTTGCGCGAGGCGACCACGCGCGCTGGAGACGCGGCCGACCTCCAGGCGCTCCGGAGCGCCGTCGCCGAGACGCTGGACGCGCTCGCCGCCCTCGACCGGGCGATGTGAGGGGCTGCGTTTCGGCCCTCGATGCCTGCGGCGGAAAGACCGCCGCCGCGCCGGCTCCGCCGCCCGGCCAACGGACGGGGGGCATCTGCAGCGGCAGCGCGACGGAAAAGCGCCGGCTTCCCGCTTGCTTTCTCACTCCGCCACCCGCAAGCAGGCGCCACGCCGCCCCCTGAAGGATCGAAGGCGGACGCCGACACGTCCCGGAGCAAGGTATGCCCAAGATCACCTACGTCGATCACGCCGGCACGGCCCGCACGATCGACGGTCAGGTCGGCTCGACCGTCATGGAGACGGCGATCCGCAACAACGTTCCGGGCATCGATGCCGAGTGCGGCGGGGCCTGCGCCTGCGCGACCTGCCACGTCTACGTCGACGAGGCCTGGGCCGAAAAGGTCGGGCCGGCGGAGCCGATGGAGCAGGACATGCTCGACTTCGCCTCCGACGTGCGCGCGACCTCGCGCCTGTGCTGCCAGATCCGCGTGACGCCCGAACTCGACGGCCTTGTCGTGACGACCCCGGCCCGCCAGGGCTGAGGCACGCCCCTCGCTGTCTTGGCAGCCGTTCTCGTTCTCCTGCTGTTCCTGCCCGTGCCGCTCCTGCAGGGGCTGGGCTATACCGGGACCTGCACGCAGAACGACACCGATCCGTTCCTGACCGGCGCGTTCCTCAGTCTGCCCTTCGTGGCGGGCTCGTTCGCGCTCACATGGCAAGCGGCGCAGCGCGGGCGGGCCAGCCGTGGAACGGGCGGCCTTGCCGTGATCGGCCTATCAAGCCTCGTCCTGGCCGGCCTTGCGGTGCTCGCCATGCTGATGAACGCCACCCTGGTGCAGAATACACTCCTGCTCGGCCTCTCGCCCTGCGGCGGCGACCACACCGACGCACGGTTCGAACCGGAGCATGTCCTGATCGGCGGCCTCTACGGTCTCCCGCCACTGGCCGTCCTCGTCGCGGCCCTGACCGCCGTGGGGGCCGCCTTGCACGGCGGCCGGCGGCACGGCTGAAACGCCCTCTCGAGCCATGCCCAACCACATTGGGTCGGATCACGCCTCTAGAGCATCGTCCTGGATATCGGATCCAGGACGATGCTTTAGGTTCTTGTTTTGGCATCGTCTTTTCCGAAAGCCGGTAGCCACCTTTCGGGATGGTGCTCTATCGTCTTGTTCTGTCGCGCTTTCTTAGACGAACCGGCGAACACTTCATCGGAAAGTGCTCTACCGCAGCAGCGCCCGCATCGCTCCGTCCAGCCCTTCAAGCGTCAGCGGGAACATCCGCTGCGAAAAGATCCGGCGGACCATGCCGATGGAGTGGGTGTGGGCCCAGTGCTCGGCCGGAATGGGGTTGAGCCAGACCGCCTTCGGGAAGTGAGCGAGCACACGGCCGAGCCAGACATCGCCCGCCTCCTCGTTCCAATGCTCCACCGAACCGCCGGGATGGGCGATCTCGTAGGGGCTCATGGAGGCGTCGCCCACGAACACCACGCGGTAGTCGGAGGGATAGGTACGGATCACGTCGAGGAGCGGGATACGCTCGTCGTGGCGGCGGTGGTTCTCGGTCCACACCGCCTCGTAGGGACAGTTGTGGAAGTAGAAATGCGCGAAGTGCTTGAACTCGGAGCGCGCGGCCGAGAACAGCTCCTCGGCCAACTCGACATGCCAGTCCATCGATCCGCCGACATCGAGGAAGAGCAACACCTTCACTGCGTTGCGCCGCTCCGGGCGCAGCCGCACGTCGATGAAGCCCTTGCGGGCGCTCTCGCGGATGGTGCCGTCGAGGTCGAGTTCGTCGGCCGCCCCCGTGCGGGCGAAGCGGCGCAGGCGGCGGAGCGCCACCCGCATGGAGCGGGTGCCGAGTTCGCGTGAATCGTCGAGATCCTTGAACTCGCGCCGGTCCCAGACCTTGACCGCACGGAAGTTGCGGTTGCCGTCCTGGCCGATACGGATTCCCTCCGGATTGTAGCCGTAGGCGCCGAAGGGTGAGGTGCCTCCGGTTCCGATCCATTTCGACCCGCCCTGATGGCGCTCCTTCTGTTCGGCGAGGCGCTGTTTCAACGTCTCGAACAGCTTGTCCCAGCCCAGCGCCTTCAACTCGGCCTTCTCATCCTCGGAGAGATACTTCTCGGCGAGCTTGCGCAGCCATTCCTCGGGGATGGCGGCGGGTTCGACCGCCTCGCCCAGCGTTTCCAGCCCTTTGAAGACCGAGGCGAACACCCGGTCGAACCGGTCGAGGTTGGACTCGTCCTTCACCAGCACGGTGCGGGCGAGGAAGTAGAACTCC contains:
- a CDS encoding Hpt domain-containing protein; this translates as MDLEIQRAPLLDRAHLDAQTFGDADLAREVLSLFEDQCRRLLPALAAASRPAEERADLAHTLKGAALGVGAMRVAETSGAVETGLREATTRAGDAADLQALRSAVAETLDALAALDRAM
- a CDS encoding 2Fe-2S iron-sulfur cluster-binding protein → MPKITYVDHAGTARTIDGQVGSTVMETAIRNNVPGIDAECGGACACATCHVYVDEAWAEKVGPAEPMEQDMLDFASDVRATSRLCCQIRVTPELDGLVVTTPARQG
- a CDS encoding vWA domain-containing protein, producing MLLQFFTGLREARVPVSLREYLTLLQAMERDLADKRVEEFYFLARTVLVKDESNLDRFDRVFASVFKGLETLGEAVEPAAIPEEWLRKLAEKYLSEDEKAELKALGWDKLFETLKQRLAEQKERHQGGSKWIGTGGTSPFGAYGYNPEGIRIGQDGNRNFRAVKVWDRREFKDLDDSRELGTRSMRVALRRLRRFARTGAADELDLDGTIRESARKGFIDVRLRPERRNAVKVLLFLDVGGSMDWHVELAEELFSAARSEFKHFAHFYFHNCPYEAVWTENHRRHDERIPLLDVIRTYPSDYRVVFVGDASMSPYEIAHPGGSVEHWNEEAGDVWLGRVLAHFPKAVWLNPIPAEHWAHTHSIGMVRRIFSQRMFPLTLEGLDGAMRALLR